The Solibacillus daqui genome has a segment encoding these proteins:
- the cydC gene encoding thiol reductant ABC exporter subunit CydC translates to MQQLLQMIWTDKKNVLLALLAGTVSGLTAVALFAQSGLLISKAALMPPFYIILILTAFLKLFGVTKSASKYAERYISHRVTFQFISILRLDFFKKLLPQAHVLNHYKSGDLLARITSDVEMLQNFFLRVLYPPFIALLVFLATILFTLFFSPWIAFILLIGIVLTSIVIPFALYRRPFHTATAEKKQLTVNATEYFYGYRDLLLHNQLHASKKTLSKLHISYASNRRKELDREQTSYLWNQLIALLTGFSVVFVGAYLTTIGQLEGVYLAMIVLVSLTVFESAVPLSMVPIFAKHTKKAIDQLEEITSKKVTDGSIDLNDLKQSIQLRNVSYQYPSATRLAIENITMDIRAGEKVAIIGPSGSGKSTLLQLFMKEFIRNQGEFFIGDDDIDCIRISSLYEHISTMLQHNHFFSGTIKSNLLFANPKAADITLQQALTKACLAKNLEDPIFEKGGNLSGGEKQRLAFARLLLKESDLWIIDEPFTSLDIQTEQSLFNTLMNEANNKTLIMVTHKLSNLDQFDCIYVMQQGQIIESGTEEQLLAKQGLYYSMYHKK, encoded by the coding sequence ATGCAACAGTTATTACAGATGATATGGACTGATAAAAAAAATGTGCTCCTTGCCTTATTAGCTGGTACAGTGAGCGGTTTAACTGCGGTTGCCCTCTTTGCGCAAAGTGGTCTACTAATTTCAAAGGCAGCCCTTATGCCACCCTTTTACATCATCTTAATTTTAACTGCCTTTTTAAAATTATTTGGTGTAACAAAATCCGCGAGTAAATACGCTGAACGCTATATTTCACACCGCGTGACGTTTCAATTTATTAGTATTTTGCGACTGGATTTTTTCAAAAAACTATTGCCGCAAGCACATGTACTCAATCACTATAAAAGTGGCGATTTGCTGGCACGTATTACAAGTGATGTTGAAATGCTGCAAAACTTCTTTTTACGTGTACTGTATCCACCTTTCATTGCGTTACTTGTATTTTTAGCAACGATTTTATTTACATTATTCTTTTCGCCATGGATTGCCTTCATTTTACTAATTGGAATAGTGTTAACAAGTATTGTCATTCCATTTGCTTTGTATCGTCGTCCATTTCATACAGCAACTGCTGAAAAAAAGCAGTTAACTGTCAACGCAACGGAATATTTTTATGGTTATCGAGATCTGCTTCTTCATAATCAATTACATGCGAGTAAAAAGACGTTATCAAAATTACACATAAGCTACGCCTCAAATCGTAGAAAAGAGCTCGACCGAGAACAAACTTCTTATTTATGGAACCAGCTCATTGCCCTACTTACAGGCTTTAGTGTTGTTTTTGTCGGTGCTTACCTTACTACGATTGGGCAATTAGAAGGTGTGTATTTAGCAATGATTGTGCTCGTATCGTTAACCGTTTTCGAATCCGCTGTACCACTTTCAATGGTGCCTATTTTTGCAAAACATACGAAAAAAGCGATTGATCAACTTGAAGAGATTACCTCGAAAAAAGTAACAGATGGCTCAATAGATTTAAATGATTTAAAGCAATCCATTCAGTTAAGGAATGTATCCTATCAGTATCCTTCAGCTACACGATTAGCCATTGAAAATATTACAATGGACATTCGTGCGGGTGAGAAAGTGGCGATTATCGGTCCGAGTGGCTCTGGTAAATCTACACTGTTGCAGCTTTTCATGAAGGAATTTATAAGAAATCAGGGGGAATTCTTTATTGGAGATGATGACATCGATTGCATTCGTATCTCTTCTCTATACGAGCATATTAGTACGATGTTACAGCACAATCATTTTTTCTCTGGCACGATTAAAAGTAATTTACTGTTTGCTAATCCTAAAGCAGCAGACATTACATTACAGCAGGCACTTACTAAAGCCTGCCTAGCAAAAAATTTAGAAGATCCAATCTTCGAAAAAGGCGGCAATCTCTCTGGTGGTGAAAAGCAGCGTTTAGCCTTTGCTCGCCTTCTTTTAAAAGAAAGTGATTTATGGATTATAGACGAGCCATTTACAAGCTTGGATATACAAACAGAGCAATCCTTATTTAACACGCTTATGAACGAAGCAAATAATAAAACGCTCATTATGGTTACACATAAACTATCAAATCTAGACCAATTTGATTGCATTTATGTCATGCAGCAAGGACAAATTATAGAATCTGGTACCGAAGAGCAATTATTAGCTAAGCAAGGGTTATACTATTCGATGTATCACAAAAAATGA
- the trxA gene encoding thioredoxin, protein MAIVHATDQTFEKEILEGVVLVDFWAAWCGPCKMIAPVLEEVDAEIGHEVKIVKVDVDENQVTAAQYEIMSIPSLLLFVDGEVKAKTAGFMPKELLIEFISDNK, encoded by the coding sequence ATGGCTATTGTACATGCAACAGATCAAACATTTGAAAAAGAAATTTTAGAGGGAGTTGTGTTAGTCGATTTTTGGGCAGCTTGGTGTGGCCCATGTAAAATGATTGCCCCAGTCCTTGAGGAAGTAGATGCAGAAATCGGTCATGAAGTAAAAATCGTAAAAGTAGATGTGGATGAAAACCAGGTGACAGCTGCACAGTATGAGATTATGTCGATTCCATCCTTACTATTATTTGTAGACGGAGAAGTAAAGGCAAAAACAGCTGGCTTCATGCCGAAAGAACTGTTAATCGAGTTCATTAGCGACAACAAATAA
- a CDS encoding nitroreductase family protein, translating into MTFQAKEFRTAEHDIADVFLNRWSPRAYADTPVAEEVLNRLFEAARWAPSSGNNQPWRFIVAKTEEDLAKFHPVLMEGNLVWAKNAPVLVLVVSDNTKGSHEFDAGTAWGFLSLQAANEGLVTHPMSGIYKDVAKEAFNIPETFDVHLAIAIGYKGDKEMLSPELQQRETPSGRRPLEEIVFEGSFK; encoded by the coding sequence ATGACATTTCAAGCAAAAGAATTTCGTACAGCGGAGCATGACATTGCCGACGTATTTTTAAATCGTTGGTCACCACGTGCATACGCAGACACACCGGTAGCAGAGGAAGTATTAAACCGTCTTTTTGAAGCAGCTCGCTGGGCCCCATCTTCTGGTAATAACCAGCCTTGGCGCTTCATCGTTGCGAAAACGGAAGAGGATTTAGCGAAGTTCCATCCTGTATTAATGGAAGGTAATTTAGTTTGGGCAAAAAATGCACCTGTACTTGTTTTAGTTGTATCTGATAATACAAAGGGCTCTCATGAATTTGACGCAGGAACAGCTTGGGGCTTCTTATCATTACAAGCTGCTAATGAGGGCTTAGTCACTCACCCAATGAGCGGCATTTATAAAGACGTAGCAAAAGAAGCATTTAACATTCCAGAAACTTTTGATGTTCACTTAGCTATTGCAATCGGCTATAAAGGAGACAAAGAAATGCTATCTCCTGAGCTACAACAACGTGAAACACCATCTGGTCGCCGTCCATTAGAAGAAATCGTATTCGAAGGTTCATTTAAATAA
- the cydS gene encoding cytochrome bd oxidase small subunit CydS, translating to MSDFLIFYAPFMIVLLAIIAAFVVATKTKSH from the coding sequence ATGAGTGACTTTTTAATATTCTATGCACCATTTATGATCGTATTGCTAGCGATTATTGCAGCGTTCGTTGTCGCAACAAAAACAAAATCACATTAA
- a CDS encoding cytochrome d ubiquinol oxidase subunit II, with translation MSLELLGISVLWIFLFGYVIVASIDFGAGFFNAYSLITGKNHILSKVIKRYLSPVWEITNVFLVFFFVGIVGFFPQTAYYYGTILLVPASVALILLTIRGSYYAFESYSGTRGHKGYALAYGLAGLFIPASLSVVLTISEGGFVMMNEAGPQLDYGALLTSPLAWSIVALSVTAVLYISAIFLTWYAQKAGDQKASDLMRKYALVWGIPLIISAFGIIIELRSTDNWHYEQMIDLSWLFIVSGILFLATYWLLWAKSKYGLAVTLLIFQFATAFFAYGISHYPYLLYPYLTVHDSFTNETMAIALVVAFIAGLCLLVPSIYLVFKLFIFNKGYISGEDETHV, from the coding sequence ATGAGTTTAGAGTTATTAGGTATTTCCGTTCTTTGGATTTTCTTATTTGGTTATGTTATCGTAGCGTCGATTGATTTTGGGGCAGGATTTTTTAATGCATATAGTTTGATTACAGGTAAAAATCATATTTTATCGAAAGTCATCAAGCGTTATTTATCGCCGGTATGGGAAATTACAAACGTCTTTTTAGTGTTCTTCTTTGTTGGAATTGTGGGGTTCTTTCCGCAAACAGCTTATTACTACGGGACAATTTTATTAGTTCCAGCATCTGTAGCGCTAATTTTACTGACGATTCGAGGTAGTTACTATGCATTTGAATCCTACAGTGGTACGCGAGGTCATAAAGGCTATGCACTGGCTTATGGGTTAGCAGGATTATTTATTCCGGCATCGCTATCTGTTGTTTTGACGATATCTGAAGGTGGCTTTGTGATGATGAACGAAGCGGGTCCACAATTAGATTACGGGGCATTACTTACAAGTCCGCTCGCTTGGTCGATTGTAGCCTTAAGTGTGACAGCCGTACTTTATATTTCCGCTATATTTTTAACATGGTATGCACAAAAAGCTGGAGATCAAAAGGCGAGTGATTTAATGCGTAAATATGCATTAGTATGGGGGATTCCTTTAATTATCAGCGCATTTGGCATCATAATTGAACTACGATCTACTGACAATTGGCATTATGAGCAAATGATTGATTTATCATGGTTATTTATTGTGTCAGGAATCTTATTTTTAGCGACGTATTGGTTACTTTGGGCAAAAAGTAAGTATGGTTTAGCCGTGACCTTATTAATCTTCCAATTTGCGACAGCATTTTTTGCCTATGGGATTTCACATTATCCATACTTGTTGTACCCATATTTAACGGTTCACGATAGCTTTACAAATGAAACGATGGCCATTGCACTTGTTGTAGCATTTATTGCGGGACTTTGTTTACTTGTACCATCTATTTATTTAGTATTTAAGCTATTTATCTTTAACAAGGGTTATATTTCCGGAGAGGATGAAACGCATGTATAA
- a CDS encoding Type 1 glutamine amidotransferase-like domain-containing protein — protein MKTHYYLGWFNDFFPEKLGKVLREDIADRKSLAMISSNPFSYEADGATERLWLDQAGIMFDEYHLINYHVQKEDAQTLIQNASVIFLLGGDTLKQNEFLMEYELSDVIKKSEAVVMGASAGAINMSAKWVCSKNLGYNVEKSSVYNGIGLNDFSVLSHFDLENNIALVQDELSALSEEMIIYASNKDCAVRVKGDKIDIIGNVFLVSHSKIQKLDETL, from the coding sequence ATGAAAACTCACTATTATTTAGGTTGGTTTAACGATTTTTTTCCTGAAAAACTAGGCAAGGTGTTACGGGAGGATATAGCTGATAGAAAATCACTCGCTATGATTAGCTCGAATCCATTTTCATATGAAGCTGATGGTGCTACTGAACGCTTGTGGCTTGATCAGGCCGGCATTATGTTTGATGAATATCATTTAATTAACTATCACGTACAGAAGGAAGATGCCCAAACCTTAATTCAAAATGCTTCAGTCATTTTCTTGTTGGGTGGGGATACTCTTAAACAAAATGAGTTTTTAATGGAATATGAATTGTCGGATGTGATTAAAAAAAGCGAAGCCGTTGTGATGGGGGCAAGCGCTGGAGCGATCAACATGTCCGCTAAATGGGTATGCTCGAAAAACTTAGGCTATAATGTTGAAAAAAGCTCTGTTTACAATGGAATCGGCTTGAACGATTTTTCCGTCCTGTCTCACTTTGATCTTGAAAACAACATTGCTTTGGTTCAAGACGAACTGTCGGCCTTATCGGAAGAAATGATTATTTATGCTTCGAACAAAGATTGCGCAGTACGTGTAAAGGGAGACAAAATCGACATTATAGGCAATGTATTTTTAGTTTCCCACTCAAAGATTCAGAAATTGGATGAAACGCTTTAG
- a CDS encoding PAS domain-containing sensor histidine kinase encodes MTSRSPIDYLKDIYEHIQDGIIIMKTNRKIMMMNPAAKKLTGWKIGDTVPFCTFCMERQKEEGEPTCYLIANSEVPSFLSQMPTYHGMKIDVEMSTAAIYSNDETGETEYLLVLRDQETFKKAQEVETTKKMIRALIEAKESEHKRLAQELHDGVGQSLFTVSVALQAVDSFIKDNDKLNQYIKEVQQELQKAMDDVNAYSHQLRPHSLDQLGLEPTIRMMIENIMKNLPSISIELSTKGLDRCDPVVEINLYRVIQEALHNVVKYANANKVQIRIVKDKTHIYMNIRDNGNGFNRENIQSEGLGLKHMEERIDLLNGKFDIDSTIGNGTSIDVVVPSWRSEHD; translated from the coding sequence ATGACATCTCGTTCACCAATTGATTATTTAAAAGATATTTATGAACACATTCAAGATGGCATTATTATAATGAAAACGAATCGAAAAATTATGATGATGAATCCAGCAGCCAAAAAATTAACAGGCTGGAAAATCGGTGACACTGTGCCGTTCTGTACATTTTGTATGGAAAGACAAAAAGAAGAGGGCGAGCCTACCTGTTATTTGATAGCAAATAGTGAAGTTCCTTCTTTTCTATCTCAAATGCCTACATATCACGGCATGAAAATTGACGTAGAAATGAGTACGGCTGCCATTTATTCGAATGATGAAACAGGTGAGACAGAATACTTACTTGTACTGCGTGATCAGGAGACATTTAAAAAGGCACAAGAGGTAGAAACAACCAAAAAAATGATCCGAGCCTTAATAGAAGCTAAAGAATCTGAGCATAAGCGTCTTGCTCAAGAACTACATGACGGGGTCGGACAATCATTATTCACCGTTTCAGTGGCCTTACAAGCCGTTGATTCATTTATAAAAGATAATGACAAACTAAATCAATATATTAAAGAGGTACAGCAGGAACTTCAAAAAGCGATGGATGATGTTAATGCCTATTCGCATCAATTACGTCCACACAGCCTAGATCAATTAGGTTTAGAACCGACGATTCGGATGATGATTGAAAACATTATGAAAAATCTACCTTCGATTTCAATAGAGCTTTCAACAAAAGGCTTAGATCGTTGTGATCCGGTTGTAGAAATCAATTTATATCGAGTTATTCAAGAAGCTCTGCATAACGTAGTAAAATATGCAAATGCCAATAAGGTTCAGATTCGCATTGTAAAGGATAAAACGCATATTTATATGAATATTCGGGATAACGGCAATGGATTTAATCGAGAAAATATACAAAGTGAGGGCTTAGGATTGAAGCATATGGAGGAACGCATTGATTTACTAAATGGAAAGTTCGACATTGATTCAACGATAGGAAATGGTACATCGATTGACGTCGTTGTACCTAGTTGGAGATCGGAGCATGATTAA
- the cydD gene encoding thiol reductant ABC exporter subunit CydD, protein MQFLQHFIHAEKSKLFILISLSFLIGGSIVLQGMSIVKIVNHVFIEKGDFSQTYMFFAYFLLAIIVRLVAQFTMGRIGGLLAEGVKQSIREKLFEHWSLTAMEKHVASQTGEKVTLLIDTVDQLESYYREYIPQVIKTIIVPIMILITIFIVHPNSGWIMLITAPFVPITYIIIGIQTKKKSEEQLDALNRFSGKFLDLLQGLQTIRLFGQSKQQEQILADSNAGFMSRTLSVLKIAFASTLFIELIATLGIGLVALEIGFQMIVFKTLTFAPAFFILTLAPEYYNSLKELGAAFHTGRGSLGAAALIEEQLTQPEKPVKWGTAPLAIQPTISLHDARFSYSHGPVIGPLSLTIHPGQTVAFIGQTGQGKTSILNMLASLTELDGGTLLLNDAPRSSYRAEDWYAQTSYISQHPYIFAGTLKENICMGPELPDEEIYEALQKAHLLDWLNQLPTGLETLIGEGGLGLSGGEKQRVAIARAFVKKPAIVFFDEPTAGLDVITERLLMQSICVLRETATVIIAAHQYESIRFANVIHIVEDGNITASGTPKSLKNHPFYENLRKGGLNHATVITDDMD, encoded by the coding sequence ATGCAGTTTTTACAGCATTTCATACATGCAGAAAAATCTAAATTATTTATATTAATTTCTCTCTCATTTCTTATTGGGGGCAGCATTGTTTTACAAGGAATGAGCATCGTAAAAATCGTGAACCATGTTTTTATCGAAAAAGGTGATTTTTCACAGACATATATGTTCTTCGCATACTTTCTTTTAGCGATTATTGTAAGATTGGTAGCGCAGTTTACAATGGGAAGAATTGGGGGGCTCTTAGCGGAAGGCGTGAAACAATCGATTCGAGAGAAATTATTCGAACATTGGTCTCTCACAGCAATGGAAAAGCACGTCGCCTCTCAAACCGGCGAAAAAGTAACGCTTTTAATTGATACAGTGGACCAGCTTGAAAGTTATTACAGAGAATATATCCCTCAAGTGATTAAAACAATTATCGTACCAATCATGATATTAATTACGATCTTTATCGTTCATCCAAATAGCGGTTGGATTATGTTGATTACCGCTCCATTTGTTCCAATCACTTACATCATCATCGGGATACAAACTAAGAAAAAATCGGAAGAACAATTAGATGCATTGAATCGCTTTTCCGGAAAATTTTTAGATTTACTACAAGGCTTGCAAACGATTCGATTATTTGGTCAAAGTAAACAGCAGGAGCAAATATTAGCTGACAGTAACGCGGGCTTTATGTCACGGACGCTAAGTGTCTTAAAAATAGCTTTTGCTTCTACGCTCTTTATTGAATTAATTGCCACACTTGGCATCGGACTCGTTGCACTCGAAATAGGCTTCCAAATGATTGTTTTTAAAACACTCACTTTTGCACCTGCTTTTTTTATTTTGACACTGGCACCTGAGTACTATAATTCGTTAAAAGAATTGGGCGCTGCATTTCACACTGGTCGAGGTAGTCTAGGGGCAGCAGCATTAATTGAGGAACAGCTAACACAACCCGAAAAGCCGGTTAAATGGGGTACAGCTCCCTTAGCTATTCAACCTACAATCTCATTGCACGATGCGCGCTTTAGTTATTCACATGGTCCAGTGATTGGTCCTTTATCTTTGACAATTCACCCTGGGCAAACGGTCGCATTTATCGGACAAACAGGTCAAGGGAAAACATCAATTTTAAATATGCTAGCGAGCTTAACTGAACTAGATGGCGGCACACTGCTATTAAATGACGCACCACGTAGTTCATATCGGGCTGAAGATTGGTATGCACAAACAAGTTATATTTCGCAGCATCCTTATATTTTTGCAGGTACATTAAAAGAAAATATTTGTATGGGACCTGAGCTGCCTGACGAAGAAATATATGAAGCGCTACAAAAGGCACACTTACTCGACTGGCTAAATCAATTACCAACGGGTCTCGAAACTCTAATTGGAGAAGGTGGACTTGGCTTATCAGGCGGTGAAAAACAACGAGTAGCGATTGCACGAGCATTTGTGAAAAAGCCTGCTATCGTATTTTTTGATGAGCCAACTGCGGGATTAGATGTGATCACTGAAAGATTATTAATGCAGTCGATATGTGTATTACGTGAAACTGCTACGGTTATTATCGCTGCTCATCAATATGAAAGCATACGTTTCGCAAATGTTATTCATATTGTAGAAGATGGCAACATCACAGCATCTGGAACACCGAAATCCTTAAAAAATCATCCATTTTATGAAAACCTACGTAAAGGAGGGCTTAATCATGCAACAGTTATTACAGATGATATGGACTGA
- a CDS encoding response regulator, whose translation MINVLLVDDHILIRKGIALLLENQGDISVVGEANDGEEAIQLAYQKNPDVILMDISIPNGIDGFTATKEIKKNLPHIKIIFLTMHNEVAFIQQAIEVEADGYILKNSQGGIMYEAIQAVIHNKTYFEVGLPPEQIEKLFKNKGKQKSDVLSTREQEIVRLTILGYTNVQIAEKLFISSKTVESHKSNIMQKLKVKSKAEIIQYGIANGYIK comes from the coding sequence ATGATTAACGTTTTATTAGTAGATGATCATATTCTCATTCGTAAAGGCATTGCTTTATTATTAGAAAATCAGGGTGATATTTCTGTAGTAGGAGAAGCGAATGACGGTGAGGAGGCCATCCAATTAGCGTACCAAAAGAACCCAGATGTAATATTAATGGACATTTCGATTCCAAATGGAATTGATGGTTTTACAGCAACAAAGGAAATTAAAAAGAATCTCCCTCATATAAAAATCATTTTTTTAACAATGCATAATGAAGTTGCTTTTATCCAACAAGCAATCGAAGTTGAAGCTGATGGCTATATTTTGAAAAATAGCCAAGGTGGCATTATGTATGAGGCAATTCAAGCAGTGATTCATAACAAAACCTATTTCGAAGTTGGATTACCGCCTGAACAAATTGAAAAATTATTTAAAAATAAAGGAAAGCAAAAAAGTGATGTACTTTCTACACGGGAACAAGAAATTGTACGCCTAACAATTTTAGGCTATACCAATGTACAAATTGCGGAAAAGCTATTTATTAGCTCTAAAACCGTAGAAAGTCACAAGTCTAACATTATGCAAAAATTAAAAGTCAAATCTAAGGCAGAAATAATTCAATATGGCATAGCGAATGGCTATATCAAATAA
- a CDS encoding NUDIX domain-containing protein, which yields MKKIIVTGGALIKDRNGRILLQKRSDYGNWGLPGGAMEPGESIEETMIREVKEETGLTIKEYNFLSVYTGKRMMYTYPDGNEVVFVMFLFEVNIDTQGLLLSDGKTLDYQDEHNESLSLQFFEEAKIDINQISIVQRPIFEDMKIGVTNLLRE from the coding sequence ATGAAAAAAATTATAGTCACTGGTGGGGCATTAATCAAAGATAGAAATGGAAGAATTTTGTTACAAAAAAGGTCGGATTATGGAAATTGGGGTTTACCTGGAGGAGCAATGGAACCAGGAGAGTCAATTGAAGAAACGATGATACGTGAGGTGAAAGAAGAAACGGGTTTAACTATTAAAGAGTATAATTTTCTTTCCGTTTATACTGGTAAAAGAATGATGTATACATATCCTGATGGTAATGAAGTGGTTTTCGTTATGTTTTTATTTGAAGTAAATATAGATACACAAGGATTACTGTTAAGTGATGGCAAGACATTAGATTATCAAGATGAACATAATGAATCACTATCTTTGCAGTTTTTCGAAGAGGCAAAAATTGATATTAATCAAATAAGTATTGTTCAAAGGCCAATATTTGAGGATATGAAAATTGGTGTGACGAATTTATTAAGAGAATAA
- a CDS encoding cytochrome ubiquinol oxidase subunit I produces the protein MENSAVFWSRALTELTLSFHILFATLGVGVPLMILIAQYVGYKKNDEHYTLMARRWARGFTITVAVGVVTGTVIGLQLSLLWPQFMELAGQIIALPLFMETFAFFFEAIFLGIYLYTWDRFKNPKHHMLLLIPVAIGASMSAVFITVVNAFMNAPRGFDIVGGELINIQPILAMFTPAMPTKIGHVLTSSFMTVAFILAAIAAYKLLKGEEQVYHKKALYLMMKLGIIFSIATAVVGDFSAKYLAEYQPEKLAAAEWHFETEEGADLIFFGVLDGEEVKYEIRIPKVLSFLASDDFNAEVTGLNEFSEDERPPLIIHYFFDIMVSIGVLMIFLSLAFVLGKWRNWLWIEARWFRWLIVLSGPLSLVAIEAGWWLAELGRQPWILYGLMRTEDGATTATGVEWLFIAFGIVYLILGIGSVVVLHRMFKNNPVEKEIAARKGGVHQ, from the coding sequence ATGGAGAACTCAGCCGTATTTTGGAGCAGAGCATTAACAGAACTAACTTTATCCTTCCATATACTATTTGCAACACTTGGTGTCGGTGTACCACTTATGATTTTAATTGCTCAATATGTAGGATATAAGAAAAATGATGAGCACTATACATTAATGGCTCGTCGTTGGGCACGGGGCTTTACGATCACAGTAGCGGTAGGTGTTGTAACGGGCACAGTAATTGGTCTACAGCTATCTTTATTATGGCCGCAATTTATGGAGTTGGCAGGACAAATTATTGCACTGCCTTTATTTATGGAGACTTTTGCATTCTTTTTTGAAGCAATCTTTTTAGGGATTTACTTATATACTTGGGATCGCTTTAAAAACCCAAAGCATCATATGTTGTTACTTATCCCAGTAGCGATTGGTGCTTCGATGTCAGCTGTATTTATTACGGTGGTCAATGCCTTTATGAATGCACCACGTGGCTTCGATATCGTTGGTGGTGAATTAATTAATATCCAACCAATTTTAGCAATGTTTACGCCAGCGATGCCAACAAAAATTGGGCACGTATTAACATCAAGCTTTATGACGGTTGCCTTTATACTGGCTGCAATTGCTGCGTATAAGTTATTAAAGGGTGAGGAACAGGTATACCACAAAAAAGCACTTTATTTAATGATGAAACTAGGAATTATTTTCTCAATCGCGACAGCTGTTGTTGGTGACTTCTCTGCGAAATATTTAGCAGAGTATCAACCTGAAAAATTAGCGGCAGCGGAATGGCACTTTGAAACAGAGGAAGGTGCTGATTTAATCTTTTTCGGTGTTTTAGATGGCGAGGAAGTCAAATATGAAATTCGAATTCCAAAGGTTTTAAGTTTCTTAGCGAGCGATGATTTTAATGCTGAAGTTACAGGGTTAAATGAGTTTTCAGAGGATGAAAGACCACCATTAATCATTCATTACTTCTTTGATATTATGGTGTCAATTGGTGTTCTGATGATTTTCCTTTCTCTAGCCTTTGTACTAGGGAAATGGAGAAATTGGCTATGGATTGAAGCTCGTTGGTTTAGATGGCTGATTGTCTTAAGTGGGCCGTTATCGCTTGTAGCCATTGAAGCAGGATGGTGGCTAGCAGAGCTAGGACGTCAACCATGGATATTATATGGATTAATGCGAACAGAAGATGGTGCTACGACAGCAACTGGTGTCGAATGGCTGTTCATTGCATTTGGTATTGTGTATTTAATTCTTGGAATTGGAAGTGTGGTTGTACTTCATCGAATGTTTAAAAATAACCCTGTTGAAAAGGAAATAGCTGCACGTAAAGGCGGTGTACATCAATGA
- a CDS encoding class I SAM-dependent methyltransferase: MNQWDEKFKSDTYYYGTKPNTFLEQQEKIFGQAKMIACYAEGEGRNAVFLATKGHDVTAFDYAQEGLQKTITLAKSQKVHVITELKDLIKDPFEVGRYDGAVMIFGHFSKVDQYEVLDKIVGSLKADGIFLMEVYEDAQLQYQTGGPKEIDYLYNESELYNWANKHDVLHFACVEVDRVEGIGHNGRSKVLQLIMKKKI; this comes from the coding sequence ATGAACCAATGGGATGAAAAATTCAAATCAGATACGTATTATTATGGGACAAAACCGAATACGTTTTTAGAACAACAAGAGAAGATCTTCGGGCAAGCGAAAATGATTGCGTGTTATGCAGAAGGTGAAGGAAGGAATGCGGTATTTTTAGCAACAAAGGGGCATGATGTTACTGCATTTGATTACGCACAGGAAGGGTTACAGAAAACGATAACATTAGCGAAGTCACAGAAAGTACATGTAATAACAGAATTAAAAGATTTAATTAAAGACCCTTTTGAAGTGGGGCGCTATGACGGAGCGGTCATGATCTTTGGTCATTTTTCAAAAGTCGATCAATACGAAGTGTTAGATAAAATTGTTGGTTCATTAAAAGCGGATGGCATCTTTTTAATGGAAGTGTATGAAGATGCACAATTGCAATATCAAACTGGTGGACCAAAGGAAATCGACTATTTATATAACGAATCGGAGTTATACAATTGGGCAAACAAACATGACGTACTTCATTTCGCATGTGTAGAAGTAGACCGAGTAGAAGGAATTGGTCATAACGGGAGAAGTAAAGTGCTTCAATTGATAATGAAGAAAAAAATATAA